From the Buchnera aphidicola (Macrosiphum euphorbiae) genome, the window TTTTTTCTTTAATCTTTTTATATATATTACGATCTCCGACTTCCGTAGCATAAAAAGGAATTCCAAGTTTTTTTAAAGCTAAAATCACACCCATATTAGTCATTAAAGTACCTACCACACCACCTTTTAATTTTTTTTCTTTTAAATATTCTTTTGCAATAATGTAAATTATTTGGTCTCCATCGACTTTATTTCCCAAATGATCTACCATAATCACACGATCCCCATCACCATCAAATGCTAAACCAATATCAGCTTTTTCTAATAAAACTATTTTTTTTAATTTTTCAATATCAGTAGATCCTGAATTTTTATTTATATTAACTCCATTGGGATGAATAGAAACTGTAATTACTTTCGCACCTAAATCTTTAAAAATTTTAGGTGCTATATTAAAAGTTGAACCATTAGCACAATCTAAAATAATAGTGAATTTTGATAAATTTAAATCTTTAGGAAAAGTATCTTTACAAAATTCAATATATTTATTTTCAGGATCTATGATGTTATTAGAACAACCATAATTTGTATAATGAGAATAAAAAAAAGTATGTTGTATTTGTTGTTCAATAGAAAGTTCTATTTTTTTAGTAATTTTAATTCCATTTTTATAAAAAATTTTTATTCCATTATCATAAAAAAGATTGTGAGAACCTGAAATGACAATTCCTGCAGAAGCATTTAAAAATTTAGTAAGATATGCAATTGCTGGAGTAGGTATGCAGTTAGCTAATAAAGTAGATACACCTGTAGATAAAATACCAAATTCTAAAATAGACTGTAACATAGATCCAGAAACACGTGTATCTCTTCCAATAATAATTTTTTTTGTTTTATCTTTACCTAAAACTGTTCCAATAGACCAGCCTAATTTTAATAAAAAATTTGGTTTAATTGGATTTATACCTACTTTCCCACGTATACCATCTGTTTTAAAATATTGCAAAAAAGTCATAATGATTTCATTCCTATATTATTTGAAAATAATTATATTTTGCAATAGATTGTAATACATTTTATTTTCTATTAAAAACAAGATGAAGTTATAATAATTTTATCACTTCATCTTATTTTAAGATACACTAAATGAAGGAATGTTAAACATTATAAAATTAATATTTTTTTTTAAAATAAAATTTTGGCAAAACATATAAAAATATATTTATATTTCTAAATTAAAGAAATTATTTATTTATATCTGTTTCAATCCATCCCTTTGGTTTGCGTACTTCTTTTCTTTTCATTAAATCATCAATTTGAAATGCATCAATAGTCTCATATTTTATTAATGCTTCTTTCATAGCATGTAATATATCAATATTTTCATTCAAAATATTTTTAGCTCTACTATAATTAATTTCAATTAATAATTTTACTTCTTCATCAATAATTCTCGCTGTTTCATCAGACATATGTTTTGCTTTAGCTACTGATCGTCCTAAAAACACTTCCCCTTCTTCTTCAGCGTACAATAAAGGACCTAATTTTTCTGAAAAACCCCATTGAGTGACCATATTTCGCGCTAAGCTTGTAGCTATTTTAATATCATTATAAGCACCAGTAGAAACATTTTTAGCACCATAAATAATTTCTTCTGCTAAACGACCACCATATAAAGTGGATATCTGACTTTCTAACTTTTGACGACTGATGCTAAGTGTGTCTGATTCCGGTAAAAAAAACGTAACACCCAATGCTCGTCCTCTAGGAATAATAGTTACTTTATGTGCCGGATCATGATCAGGTACTAATCTTCCAATAATAACGTGGCCAGCTTCATGATATGCTGTAGATTCTTTTTGAAAATCACTCATAACCATCGATCTTCTTTCAGAACCCATCATCATTTTATCTTTAGCTCTTTCAAATTCCAACATGGAAACTACACGATTATCAAGTCTAGCTGCAAAAAGGGCTGCTTCATTAACTAAATTAGCTAAATCGGCACCTGAAAACCCTGGTGTACCACGTGCAATAATCATAGGATCTACATCTTTAGACAAAGGCACTTTTCTCATGTGTACTTTTAAAATTTGTTCTCTTCCCCGAATATCTGGTAGTGCTACAATAACTTGACGATCAAAACGACCAGGACGCAAAAGAGCTGGATCTAAAACATCAGGTCTATTAGTAGCAGCTATTAAAATAATACCTTCATTACCGTCAAAACCATCCATTTCCACTAACATTTGGTTAAGTGTTTGTTCTCTCTCATCATGTCCTCCACCCAATCCAGTACCCCTTTGACGTCCTACAGCATCAATCTCGTCAATAAAAATTATACATGGTGCAGATTTTCTCGAATGTTCAAACATATCTCTTACTCTTGAAGCACCTACTCCGACAAACATTTCAACAAAATCAGATCCAGAAATAGTAAAAAAAGGAACTTTAGCTTCTCCAGCTATTGCTTTAGCAAGTAATGTTTTACCAGTACCAGGTGGTCCAACCATTAATATACCTTTAGGAATTTTTCCTCCTAATTTCTGAAAACGACTAGGTTCTTTAAGATATTCTACTAATTCACTAACTTCTTCTTTTGCTTCATCACATCCCGCAACATCTGCAAAGGTAGTTTGAATTTGATCTTCTGATAGCATACGCGCTTTGCTTTTTCCAAATGACATTGCACCTTTTCCACCACCCATTTGCATTTGACGCATAAAGAAAATCCAAACACCAATAAGTAATAACATCGGAAACCAAGATATAAGAATTGAAATTAGAAGACTCGGTTCTTCAGGTGTTGCTCCAATAATTTTAACTCTTTTTATCAAAAGATTATCTAAAAGTTTAGGATCATTAATAGGAATATACGTAGTGTATTTACTACTATCTTTTTTAGTAACACTAATCATACGTCCATTAATATATGCTTCACGGACCTGATCCTGATTTACTTCTGATAAAAAAGTCGAATAATCAACTCTATGATTATTTATATCATTAGTATTAAAATTTTGGAAAACAGACATTAATACAACTGTGATAACTAACCAGAAGATCAGGTTTTTAACCATGTCACTCAAAGGAACAACCTCTCATTGAATCTATATTTTAAAAACAACACAGACTATTATAATTTTTATCTGGTTGCTAGAATGAATATCTCTCGAGATCTTGTTCGAGAAGTTTTAGGTTTGCAAATTTTAATTTTTGTAAATAACATTTTAATTTCTTTATATAATTCATTAAAACCTTCTCCCTGAAATGATTTCAACAAAAAAATACCATTTTTAGATAACACATAATTTGATATTTTTAATGCCAACTCACACAAGTCAATAATTCGCGGCATATCAATAGAAAAAATTCCTGTTATATTAGGGGCCATATCTGACATTACCAAGTGAAATGTAGTATTACTTAAAGAACTTAGCATTGAATTTAATGTTTTTTTATTACGAAAATCTCCTTGAAAAACATTAACACCTTTTATAGGTCTTATAGGTAATATATCACAAGCTATAACACGTCCTTTTTTTCCTATTCTACTAATAGCATATTGTGACCAACTTCCAGGAGCAGCACCCAAATCAATAACATTCATACCAGTTTTGAATAATTTATTACTTTTATCTAATTGTTCTAATTTAAACCAAGCTCTTGAACGTATATTATTTTTTTTCGCATCCTTGACATATTGATCTTTAAAATGTTCTAATAACCAACGATTAGAACTACTTGTTTTTTTTTTAGAAATCATATTTTCACTATTTTAAAATTAATTTTTTAATCAAAAACTTTACAAAACTTTCAATTATCTTAAATTTTTAAAATTATATATAATCTATCTTTAAAATCTTATATTTAACATCACCGCCCGGTGTATGTATAATTACAATGTCATTATTTTTTTTTCCAATGAGACCTCTTGCTATTGGAGAATTAATAGAAATTAAACTTTTTTTAAAATCAGATTCATCATCACCTACAATTTGATAAATAAATTTTTCATTATTTTTTATATTTAAAATTTCAACAGTAGAACCAAAAATTACTCGACCATCATTAGATATTTTTGTTATGTCTATAATTTGAGAATTAGATAACTTGGACTCAATTTCTTTAATACGTCCTTCACAAAAACTTTGTTCTTCACGAGCAGAATGATATTCAGCATTTTCTTTTAAATCACCATGTTCTCTAGCTTCTGCTATTGCTGTAATAATACGAGGACGTTTTATGCTTTTTAATTTCTTAAGTTCTTTACGAAGTTTTTCTGCCCCTCTTACAGTCATTGGAATTAAATTAATCATATAAATACTCCACTATTTTATTGTATAATTTTTAAAAATAACTCTTAAAAAAATAAAAAATATTTTTTAAAATTAAAAAAAATGTTAAATTATATTTTTATGAAATTTCTTAACTATCAATATTTTCATATTATATCTCTTGCTAAAAATTTTAAATTAAAGATTCCAAAAAAGAAGCTTTTCTTAATAAAATTTAATTGAATTTTATAGATAATAAAAATATATAAAAAATAAAAATATTAAATTTATTTAGCTAATTGTTTAAAAAAATTTTTTTTATTCAATCTGATGTTTTTTTAAAATATATATTTTTATATTAAAATATATTCATCTATTTTAAAGTAAAAAATAAAATTTATCAAAATTTTAAAGATTTAGTTGTATATATTTGTATATTCTTAATTAACTTAATTACTAAGATTTTCAATTAATAGAAAATATTAATTCTTATTTAAAATTTTAATACAACATTACCTATTCAATTAAAAGTAAATTAAAAAATGGATAATCAAGATATAAAATTATTACTTTCTACAACATTAAATCTAAAAGAAACTTATATTACAGGAGATAGCAATTTTATTAAGATAATTGCTATAGGAAATATTTTTAAAGGCGCGACTCAAGTAAAACGACAACAAATAGTTTACACACCTTTAATAAGCATGATCAAAGAAAAACATATTCATGCCGTATCTATCATGGCTTATACACCTGAAGAATGGGAAAATAATAATAAGAAAAGTAATTCTGATTATCAATTAAAATAAAAAATTATATTAATACAATAGAGATTGATTAATTTATGGGAACACTATACGTAGAAGGAAATAAAATTTTAAATGGCAATGTTATTATCTCAGGTTCCAAAAATGCAGCGTTACCTATTTTATTTATGACTATATTGACAGAAGAAAAAGTTAAAATTAGTAATGTTCCAAATTTAACCGATATTAATATAGCACTCAAATTACTCGTATATTTAGGCGTAAAAATAAAATATAAAAAAATATTATGTATTGATGCAAGCTCAATAAATATTTTTTATGCTCCATATCATTTAATTAAAAAAATTAGAGCATCTATCTGGATATTGGGTCCTCTTTTAGCACGTTTTGGAAAAGCTAAAATATTTTTACCAGGAGGATGTAAAATTGGAAGCAGACCTATAGATTTGCATTTAAATGGTTTAATAAAGTTAGGTGCAAAAATTAATTTAAAAGATGATTGTATTAATGCTTCTGTTAAAGGTCGTTTACAGGGAAAATATATTTTAATGGAAAAAATTAGTGTCGGTGCTACTATTACAATTATGAGTGCTGCTACTTTAGCTCAGGGTTCTACAGTAATTGATAACGCCGCTTGTGAACCAGAAATCGTTGATATTGCAAAGTTTTTGAATACTATAGGAGCCAATATTATTGGTGCAGGTAGCAACAAAATATATATTAAAGGGGTTTTAAAATTAACTGGTGGTGCACATCGAGTAATTCCAGATAGAATTGAAACAGGAACTTTTTTAGTCGGTGCAGCAGCTTCTCAAGGCCATATCATTTGTCATAAAACTGAACCTAAACACTTAGAAAATGTACTGATAAAATTAACTGAAGCTGGAGCAAAAATTAACACAGGAAACGACTGGATTAAATTAGATATGAGAGGAAAAAGACCTAAATCTTTGAATATTTGTACTTCTCCTTATCCAGGATTTCCAACAGACATGCAGGCTCAATTTGCTTTATTGAATACGATTTCTGATGGAATAGGCACTATAACTGAAACTATATTTGAAAATCGTTTTATTTACATATCTGAATTAATTAATATGGGTGCTAAAATAAAAATTAAAAATAATACTATTATATGTTATGGAATACCTAAATTAATATCTTCTCATGTTTTTTGTAGTGATTTAAGAGCATCAGCAACATTAATATTAGCAGGATGTATTGCTGCAGGTTTAACAACAGTAAATCATACTTATCATCTTATTAGAGGATACGAATCATTTCCTACTAAATTAAATAAATTAGGAGCTAATATTAAAATTATATAATTTTAATTAATTTTTTCTGTAATATAGAATTAATTCTTATTAAAAGAAAATTTTATAAAATTCAATTCTTTTTTATAAAAAATCATAAAAATAGTAAATTTTAAACAACTGGAGTGTTTTATGTATGCAGTTTTTGTAAGCGGTGGAAAACAATATCGAGCAATTAAAAATCAAGTGATCAGATTAGAGAAATTAAATAATTCACTTGGGGAAACTGTAGAATTTGATAAAATTCTAATGGTTTCTGATAAAGATTCGATAAAAATTGGAACTCCTTTTATCACAGGTGGGGTAATAAAAGCTCACATTCAAAATCATGGTCGTCTTAAAAAGATCAAAATTATTAAATTTAATCGTCGTAAACATTATAAAAAACAGCAAGGTCATCGTCAATATTTTACTGATGTAAAAATTATAGATATTACTAATATCACAGGAGAAATTTAAACAAATGGCACATAAAAAAGCTGGTGGTTCTACTAGAAATGGACGCGATTCTAACGCTCAAAGACTGGGAGTTAAATGTTTTGGCGGTCAATTAATTTCAGCAGGAAGTATAATTGTTAAACAACGTGGAACAAAATTTCATCCAGGTAAAAATGTGGGTTGTGGAAAAGATCATACAATTTTTGCTATTGTAAAAGGAAAGGTGGAATTCAAAAAAAGAGGATTAAAAAAAAGAACATACATAAATATTATTAATTAAATAATAAATCATTTATATATGAAAAACCCCTTTTCCAGGGGTTCTACCTTTTATTAAAAAATACATAATATATTTAACAAATTAATTAATCTTATCAAAAAAACTGTAAAATATTAAAATACTTGCTAATAATAAAAAAATATTATACATGGATTAAAAAATGAAATTTATCGATGAAACTATAATACAAGTTATTGCTGGTAATGGTGGAAATGGTTGTGTAAATTTTAGAAGAGAAAAATACGTTCCTAAAGGAGGTCCAGATGGCGGAGATGGTGGAGACGGTGGGAACGTTTGGTTAGAAGCTAATAATAATCTAAATACTCTTATAGATCTTAGATTCAAAAAAAAATTTCAAGCACAAAATGGACAAAATGGATCAAGTAGAAAATGTTCTGGAAAAAAAGGGAATGATATAAAAATAGACGTGCCTATAGGAACAAGAGTAATAAACTATCAAACGAGAGAAATAATAGGTGATCTAATTCGAGATAAACAAAAAATATTAATTGCTAAGGGAGGTTGGCATGGATTAGGTAACACTAGATTTAAATCTTCAACAAATAGAAGTCCTAGAAAAAGCACATTAGGTACAATAGGAGAAAAAAGAGATATACAATTAGAACTGATTTTAATTGCTGATGTTGGAACATTAGGAATGCCTAACGTTGGAAAGTCTACTTTAGTTACAAAAATATCCGGAGCTAAAACAAAAATTGCAAATTATCCATTTACAACATTAAACCCAATTTTAGGAAGTGTGACTATTCAAAACAACAAAAAATTTATTATAGCAGATATTCCAGGTATAATTAAAGGTGCATCTAATGGTTCTGGATTAGGAATCCATTTTTTAAAACATTTAGAAAGATGCAAATTATTACTACATATTGTTGATTTAGTTCCTCAAAACAATTTCCACCCAGCAAATAATATAGATATTGTGTTAAATGAATTAAAAAAATATAGTCTAAAATTATACCAAAAACCAAGATGGTTAGTCTTTAATAAAATAGACTTATTAAGTCCAAAAAGATTAAATCAAATCATTAGTGAGCTCAAACACCAATTCAAAATAGATGAAAAATGCTACTTTATTTCTTCAATAAACAAAACTGGTATAAAAAAATTATGTTTTGATATAAGCAAGTATTTAGTAAAATAAAAAAGAACTCGGTTCATTAAAAAACCAAGTTCTTTCAAATTAAAATTAATTATACTTAGTTTGGGTTTAACGTTTAGAAAATTGTGGACGTTTTCTAGCTTTTCGAAAACCAACTTTTTTACGTTCAACTTGACGCGAATCACGTGTTACAAATCCAGATTTTCTTAATTCAAAACGTAATAGTTGATTATATTTAATCAAAGCACGAGTAATACCTTGACGAATTGCACCTGCTTGACCAGAAATACCTCCGCCTTTTACTGTGATATAAATATTAAATTTATCTACCATATCAACTAATTCTAATGGTTGACGAACAATCATACAAGAAGTTTCACGACCAAAATACTCATTTAAAGAACGTTTATTTACTATAATCTCTCCATTACCAGATCTAAGAAATACTCTAGCAGAAGAACTTTTACGACGACCAGTACCATAGTTTTGAGTCTGAATCATTTATTTTATATACCTTTTATTAAATATTTAAAAATTGAGGACATTGTGCTACATGTTCATGATGTTCATTAGAAAAAACTTTTAATTTTTTAAACATAGAACGTCCTAAAGGACCTTTTGGTAGCATACCTTTTACTGCAATTTCTATTACTCTTTCTGGATGACGAGAAATCATTTCCTCAAATCTAGATTGTTTTATACCACCGACGTAACCTGTATGATGATAATAAATTTTATCAGTTTTTTTATTTCCTGTGACTAATATTTTTGAAGCGTTTATAACAATAATATAATCACCAGTATCAAGATGCGGTGTATATTCAACTTTATGTTTTCCTCGAAGACGAAATGATAATACACTTGCTAATCTGCCTAGTATTTTATTAGTTGCATCTACATAATACCAATTTCTTTTAATACTACCTGATTTAACTGAAAAAGTTTTCATATAAAACCTATTTAAAAATAATTATTTTATACAGAAAATAATACTATGATTAGGATTAATAAGATATAGTAAACATATTTTGCTAAAAATATATTTTAAAGTATTTTTTACATTTTTTATAAAATTAACTTGATTGCATCAATCATATTTTTTGAGAATTATATGTAATTTGCTATATTTATTTTATATAAAATTTTTTAAAAAATTCTATTTTATATTCATAAAAATTATATCTTTTATAGGTAATAAATTATGCCTACTCAAAATTCTTTGTTAATATTTCGTAACGAAATCAATAATATCGATAAAAAAATAGTAAAATTATTAGCAGAAAGAAAAAAATTAGTCTTAAAAATAGCTCAATCTAAAATAAAAAATAATCAAGCAATACGAGATCTAGAACGTGAAAAAAAAATGTTACAAAAATTAACAATTTTAGGCAAAAAAAATCATCTCACATCTGAGTATATAACTAGATTATTCCAATTAATAATTGAAGAATCTGTTTCAACTCAAAAGAAGTTATTAGAAAAATTTTGCGATAATCATAAATTAGTTCCTGCTAATTTTTCATTTCTCGGACCTAAGGGGTCTTACTCACATATTGCTGCTTGTGAATACGCAGATCGAAATTTTCAAAAATGTATTACAAATGAATGTTCAACATTTGAGGAAGTGATTCTATCAGTTGAAAACAATGAATCAGATTATGCTGTTTTACCCATTGAAAATACTTGTTCTGGCTCTATTCACGAAGTTTTTAATCTTTTAAAAAATACTAATTTATTTATTATTGGAGAAATTAATATTTTTATCAATCATTGTTTACTTGCTCTTGAAAAAATTGAATTAAATAAGATTAAAACAGTATATAGTCATCCTCAACCCTTTCAACAATGTAGTAATTTTATTAAACAATTTCCAGAATGGAAAATTAAATATACTAAAAGCACTGCAGACGCAATGAAAAAAATTACTAAATATCACGAGATAACTAATGCAGCATTAGGAAGTGAAATAGGGAGTAAAATTTATGGGTTAAAAATTTTAACTAAAAATTTAGCAAATAAAGAAAAAAATATTACAAGATTTGTTATATTGAATCGAAATTCAATAAAAATTTCTGAAAAAATACCAACTAAAACAACATTAATATTTAGAACAGGACAAGAATCAGGAGCACTTGCTAAAGTTTTGTTAATATTAAAAGAAAAAAAATTGATTATGAAAAAATTAACTTCCCAAACATTATATAAAAAC encodes:
- the rlmE gene encoding 23S rRNA (uridine(2552)-2'-O)-methyltransferase RlmE, producing MISKKKTSSSNRWLLEHFKDQYVKDAKKNNIRSRAWFKLEQLDKSNKLFKTGMNVIDLGAAPGSWSQYAISRIGKKGRVIACDILPIRPIKGVNVFQGDFRNKKTLNSMLSSLSNTTFHLVMSDMAPNITGIFSIDMPRIIDLCELALKISNYVLSKNGIFLLKSFQGEGFNELYKEIKMLFTKIKICKPKTSRTRSREIFILATR
- the rplU gene encoding 50S ribosomal protein L21 encodes the protein MYAVFVSGGKQYRAIKNQVIRLEKLNNSLGETVEFDKILMVSDKDSIKIGTPFITGGVIKAHIQNHGRLKKIKIIKFNRRKHYKKQQGHRQYFTDVKIIDITNITGEI
- a CDS encoding chorismate mutase, which gives rise to MPTQNSLLIFRNEINNIDKKIVKLLAERKKLVLKIAQSKIKNNQAIRDLEREKKMLQKLTILGKKNHLTSEYITRLFQLIIEESVSTQKKLLEKFCDNHKLVPANFSFLGPKGSYSHIAACEYADRNFQKCITNECSTFEEVILSVENNESDYAVLPIENTCSGSIHEVFNLLKNTNLFIIGEINIFINHCLLALEKIELNKIKTVYSHPQPFQQCSNFIKQFPEWKIKYTKSTADAMKKITKYHEITNAALGSEIGSKIYGLKILTKNLANKEKNITRFVILNRNSIKISEKIPTKTTLIFRTGQESGALAKVLLILKEKKLIMKKLTSQTLYKNPWEEMFYIDIQVNISSVLMQDVIKKIKKITKFIKILGCYPSENITPIIQ
- the ftsH gene encoding ATP-dependent zinc metalloprotease FtsH, translating into MVKNLIFWLVITVVLMSVFQNFNTNDINNHRVDYSTFLSEVNQDQVREAYINGRMISVTKKDSSKYTTYIPINDPKLLDNLLIKRVKIIGATPEEPSLLISILISWFPMLLLIGVWIFFMRQMQMGGGKGAMSFGKSKARMLSEDQIQTTFADVAGCDEAKEEVSELVEYLKEPSRFQKLGGKIPKGILMVGPPGTGKTLLAKAIAGEAKVPFFTISGSDFVEMFVGVGASRVRDMFEHSRKSAPCIIFIDEIDAVGRQRGTGLGGGHDEREQTLNQMLVEMDGFDGNEGIILIAATNRPDVLDPALLRPGRFDRQVIVALPDIRGREQILKVHMRKVPLSKDVDPMIIARGTPGFSGADLANLVNEAALFAARLDNRVVSMLEFERAKDKMMMGSERRSMVMSDFQKESTAYHEAGHVIIGRLVPDHDPAHKVTIIPRGRALGVTFFLPESDTLSISRQKLESQISTLYGGRLAEEIIYGAKNVSTGAYNDIKIATSLARNMVTQWGFSEKLGPLLYAEEEGEVFLGRSVAKAKHMSDETARIIDEEVKLLIEINYSRAKNILNENIDILHAMKEALIKYETIDAFQIDDLMKRKEVRKPKGWIETDINK
- the cgtA gene encoding Obg family GTPase CgtA, giving the protein MKFIDETIIQVIAGNGGNGCVNFRREKYVPKGGPDGGDGGDGGNVWLEANNNLNTLIDLRFKKKFQAQNGQNGSSRKCSGKKGNDIKIDVPIGTRVINYQTREIIGDLIRDKQKILIAKGGWHGLGNTRFKSSTNRSPRKSTLGTIGEKRDIQLELILIADVGTLGMPNVGKSTLVTKISGAKTKIANYPFTTLNPILGSVTIQNNKKFIIADIPGIIKGASNGSGLGIHFLKHLERCKLLLHIVDLVPQNNFHPANNIDIVLNELKKYSLKLYQKPRWLVFNKIDLLSPKRLNQIISELKHQFKIDEKCYFISSINKTGIKKLCFDISKYLVK
- a CDS encoding BolA family protein codes for the protein MDNQDIKLLLSTTLNLKETYITGDSNFIKIIAIGNIFKGATQVKRQQIVYTPLISMIKEKHIHAVSIMAYTPEEWENNNKKSNSDYQLK
- the rpmA gene encoding 50S ribosomal protein L27, whose protein sequence is MAHKKAGGSTRNGRDSNAQRLGVKCFGGQLISAGSIIVKQRGTKFHPGKNVGCGKDHTIFAIVKGKVEFKKRGLKKRTYINIIN
- the glmM gene encoding phosphoglucosamine mutase; the encoded protein is MTFLQYFKTDGIRGKVGINPIKPNFLLKLGWSIGTVLGKDKTKKIIIGRDTRVSGSMLQSILEFGILSTGVSTLLANCIPTPAIAYLTKFLNASAGIVISGSHNLFYDNGIKIFYKNGIKITKKIELSIEQQIQHTFFYSHYTNYGCSNNIIDPENKYIEFCKDTFPKDLNLSKFTIILDCANGSTFNIAPKIFKDLGAKVITVSIHPNGVNINKNSGSTDIEKLKKIVLLEKADIGLAFDGDGDRVIMVDHLGNKVDGDQIIYIIAKEYLKEKKLKGGVVGTLMTNMGVILALKKLGIPFYATEVGDRNIYKKIKEKKWILGAEQSGHIILLDKHSTGDGIIASLQVLLSMINNNTTLYNLSNQIKLFPQVLLNIFLKEDKNLEQDLKIKNILLQYKNILGKNSRVLVRKSGTEPCVRIMVEGENYLKTYKLAHDIKETIKLL
- the murA gene encoding UDP-N-acetylglucosamine 1-carboxyvinyltransferase, whose amino-acid sequence is MGTLYVEGNKILNGNVIISGSKNAALPILFMTILTEEKVKISNVPNLTDINIALKLLVYLGVKIKYKKILCIDASSINIFYAPYHLIKKIRASIWILGPLLARFGKAKIFLPGGCKIGSRPIDLHLNGLIKLGAKINLKDDCINASVKGRLQGKYILMEKISVGATITIMSAATLAQGSTVIDNAACEPEIVDIAKFLNTIGANIIGAGSNKIYIKGVLKLTGGAHRVIPDRIETGTFLVGAAASQGHIICHKTEPKHLENVLIKLTEAGAKINTGNDWIKLDMRGKRPKSLNICTSPYPGFPTDMQAQFALLNTISDGIGTITETIFENRFIYISELINMGAKIKIKNNTIICYGIPKLISSHVFCSDLRASATLILAGCIAAGLTTVNHTYHLIRGYESFPTKLNKLGANIKII
- the rpsI gene encoding 30S ribosomal protein S9, encoding MIQTQNYGTGRRKSSSARVFLRSGNGEIIVNKRSLNEYFGRETSCMIVRQPLELVDMVDKFNIYITVKGGGISGQAGAIRQGITRALIKYNQLLRFELRKSGFVTRDSRQVERKKVGFRKARKRPQFSKR
- the rplM gene encoding 50S ribosomal protein L13; this translates as MKTFSVKSGSIKRNWYYVDATNKILGRLASVLSFRLRGKHKVEYTPHLDTGDYIIVINASKILVTGNKKTDKIYYHHTGYVGGIKQSRFEEMISRHPERVIEIAVKGMLPKGPLGRSMFKKLKVFSNEHHEHVAQCPQFLNI
- the greA gene encoding transcription elongation factor GreA; the encoded protein is MNLIPMTVRGAEKLRKELKKLKSIKRPRIITAIAEAREHGDLKENAEYHSAREEQSFCEGRIKEIESKLSNSQIIDITKISNDGRVIFGSTVEILNIKNNEKFIYQIVGDDESDFKKSLISINSPIARGLIGKKNNDIVIIHTPGGDVKYKILKIDYI